Proteins from one Aspergillus nidulans FGSC A4 chromosome VIII genomic window:
- a CDS encoding protein afoD (transcript_id=CADANIAT00001614), with protein sequence MADHEQEQEPLSIAIIGGGIIGLMTALGLLHRNIGKVTIYERASAWPDIGAAFAFTGIARECMQRLDPAILSALSKVAQRNPHDKVRYWDGFHPKSKEEAQDPEKSVLFEIEEKNMAYWACLRGVFHAEMARLLPERVVRFGKRLVAYEDGGDQKVVLRFEDGEVEEADIVIACDGVHSTARRVLLGAEHPAANARYSRKAVYRALVPMPAAIDALGTEKAHVQIAHCGPDAHIVSFPVNNAQIYNVFLFTHDSNEWTHGHTMTVPSSKEEILSAVENWGPHIKELASLFPEQLSKYAIFDQADHPLPYYAAGRVALAGDAAHASSPFHGAGACMGVEDALVLAELLEKVQNGSAFKEKKSNIELALKTYSDVRIERSQWLVKSSREMGDLYEWRYEDIGGDGVKCKAEWERRSRVIWDFDVQGMVDQAREAYERAVVKV encoded by the exons ATGGCAGACCacgagcaggaacaggaacccctctccatcgccatcatAGGCGGCGGCATCATCGGCCTTATGACAGCCCTGGGGCTTCTCCACCGCAACATCGGCAAGGTGACAATCTACGAGCGCGCCTCAGCTTGGCCCGACATTGGGGCCGCATTTGCCTTCACCGGAATCGCCCGCGAGTGCATGCAGCGCCTTGATCCCGCAATTCTATCCGCTCTCTCCAAAGTTGCGCAGCGCAATCCGCATGATAAAGTGCGGTACTGGGACGGATTCCACCCGAAAAGCAAAGAGGAGGCACAGGATCCAGAGAAGAGCGTGCTGTTTGAgatcgaggagaagaatatgGCGTACTGGGCTTGCTTGAGGGGTGTTTTTCATGCGGAGATGGCGCGGTTGCTGCCCGAGAGGGTTGTGAGGTTTGGCAAGAGGCTGGTGGCATATGAGGATGGTGGGGACCAGAAAGTGGTGCTGAGGTTCGAGGacggggaggtggaggaggcagaTATTG TGATCGCATGCGATGGCGTCCACTCCACGGCCCGCAGAGTCCTCCTCGGCGCAGAACACCCTGCTGCAAACGCCAGGTACTCTCGCAAAGCTGTCTACCGCGCTCTCGTGCCTATGCCAGCAGCAATTGATGCGCTGGGGACCGAAAAGGCGCATGTCCAGATCGCACATTGCGGGCCGGACGCGCACATTGTCTCTTTTCCG GTAAACAACGCCCAGATCTATAatgttttcctcttcacgcACGACTCGAACGAGTGGACTCACGGCCACACCATGACAGTGCCCAgctcgaaggaggagatacTCTCGGCGGTCGAGAACTGGGGCCCGCATATCAAGGAACTTGCCAGCCTCTTCCCGGAACAGCTAAGCAAGTACGCCATCTTCGATCAGGCGGACCACCCGCTTCCTTACTATGCCGCTGGCCGGGTGGCGCTGGCCGGTGATGCCGCGCACGCGTCCAGTCCGTTCCACGGGGCTGGGGCCTGTATGGGCGTTGAGGACGCGCTTGTTCTCGCTGAGTTGCTTGAGAAGGTCCAGAACGGCTCCGcgttcaaggagaagaagtctAATATTGAGCTTGCCCTGAAGACTTACAGCGATGTGAGGATTGAGCGTAGCCAGTGGCTTGTGAAGAGCTCAAGGGAGATGGGAGATCTCTACGAATGGCGGTATGAAGACATTGGGGGTGACGGGGTAAAGTGTAAGGCTGAatgggagaggaggagcagggTGATTTGGGATTTCGATGTGCAGGGCATGGTCGACCAGGCGAGAGAAGCGTATGAGCGTGCT
- a CDS encoding protein afoC (transcript_id=CADANIAT00001615), translating to MPALDIASAPAAVYQQQLHLPRILCLHGGGTNARIFTAQCRALRRQLTDSYRLVFADAPFLSSAGPDVTSVYGEWGPFRSWVPVPAGVDISAWAAAGAASRIDIDVEAIDECIAAAIAQDDRAGATGDWVGLLGFSQGARVAASLLYRQQKQQRMGLTSWSRGRDRKRGATSSTNYRFAVLFAGRGPLLDLGFGSGSLAGSSAASSSASASVSGSESAGEEEEDGHLLSIPTIHVHGLRDPGLEMHRDLVRSCRPSSVRIVEWEGAHRMPITTKDVGAVVAELRHLAISRKYESLRC from the coding sequence ATGCCGGCGCTCGATATCGCCTCGGCCCCGGCCGCAGTctatcaacagcaactccatCTCCCACGCATCCTCTGCCTCCACGGTGGCGGCACCAACGCCCGAATTTTTACCGCGCAATGCCGCGCTCTGCGAAGACAGCTGACAGACAGCTATCGTCTCGTTTTTGCCGACGCGCCATTTCTCTCGTCCGCCGGGCCGGATGTGACGTCTGTCTATGGCGAATGGGGCCCGTTTAGGAGCTGggttcctgttcctgcggGCGTGGATATCAGTGCATGGGCCGCTGCCGGTGCCGCTAGTAGGATCGATATCGACGTGGAGGCGATCGATGAGTGCATCGCAGCTGCCATAGCGCAGGATGACCGGGCCGGCGCGACAGGGGATTGGGTCGGCCTGCTGGGGTTCAGTCAGGGGGCGAGGGTCGCTGCCAGTCTGTTGTACCggcagcagaaacagcagcGCATGGGTCTGACCAGTTGGAGTAGGGGTAGGGATCGCAAGCGAGGTGCGACCTCTAGCACCAATTATCGCTTCGCTGTCTTATTTGCCGGCCGCGGACCGCTCCTGGACCTAGGCTTTGGGTCTGGCTCTTTAGCCGGCTCGAGtgctgcttcttcgtctgcgTCTGCGTCTGTATCTGGATCTGAATCTGcgggtgaagaggaagaggacgggCACCTCTTAAGCATCCCAACCATACACGTCCACGGGCTGCGAGATCCAGGCCTCGAGATGCACCGGGATCTAGTCCGGTCTTGCCGGCCCTCGTCTGTGAGGATTGTCGAGTGGGAAGGCGCCCACCGGATGCCAATAACGACGAAAGATGTGGGAGCGGTAGTAGCGGAGCTTCGACACTTGGCGATAAGCCGGAAATATGAAAGCTTGAGATGTTGA